Proteins encoded together in one Rhizobacter sp. J219 window:
- a CDS encoding acyl-CoA dehydrogenase family protein, with protein MNFELTDEQQQLADSVRKYLANAYDFDKRKAIINSPSGVGDKVWATFAELGLTAMTLPEADGGFGGGAVDLMAVMQACGEALVVEPLLDNIGLAGRLLARAGNDAQRSAWLPGLADGSVQLAFAGVEPGHRYELAPQSTTVTSSADGWLLNGQKCVVIGAPTATRLIVSAHNGNGASLFLVDPKAAGVTLKAYRTVDGLRAADVSFSHVKLGADALLGTAGEALPLIEEAVDFATALLCADAVGAMQSACDATLDYLKTRKQFGVPIGSFQALQHRMVDMVIATEEARSMAILAAAKVDDAGLSASERARAISSAKVKIAEAATRVREEAVQLHGGMGMTEELKVSHTFRRLTMAAQRFGDADHHLERYAALA; from the coding sequence ATGAACTTCGAACTCACTGACGAACAACAGCAGCTGGCCGACTCGGTGCGCAAGTACCTCGCCAACGCCTACGACTTCGACAAGCGCAAAGCCATCATCAACTCACCGAGCGGCGTGGGCGACAAGGTCTGGGCCACCTTCGCCGAACTCGGCCTCACCGCGATGACGCTGCCCGAGGCCGACGGCGGCTTTGGCGGCGGCGCGGTCGACCTGATGGCCGTGATGCAGGCCTGCGGCGAAGCGCTGGTGGTCGAGCCCCTGCTCGACAACATCGGCCTGGCCGGCCGGCTGCTCGCCCGTGCCGGCAACGACGCGCAGCGCAGTGCGTGGCTGCCGGGCCTGGCCGACGGTTCGGTGCAGCTCGCCTTTGCGGGCGTGGAGCCCGGCCATCGCTACGAGCTCGCGCCGCAGTCCACCACCGTCACGAGCAGCGCCGACGGCTGGCTGCTCAATGGCCAGAAGTGCGTGGTGATCGGCGCGCCGACCGCCACACGGCTGATCGTGTCGGCCCACAACGGCAACGGCGCGAGCCTCTTCCTCGTCGACCCGAAGGCCGCAGGTGTCACGCTCAAGGCCTATCGCACGGTCGATGGGCTGCGCGCCGCCGACGTGAGCTTCAGCCACGTGAAGCTCGGCGCCGATGCGCTGCTCGGCACGGCCGGCGAGGCGCTGCCGCTGATCGAGGAGGCGGTGGACTTCGCGACCGCCCTGCTCTGCGCCGACGCGGTGGGCGCGATGCAGAGCGCCTGCGACGCCACGCTCGACTACCTCAAGACGCGCAAGCAGTTCGGCGTGCCCATCGGCTCGTTCCAGGCGCTGCAGCACCGCATGGTCGACATGGTGATCGCCACCGAAGAAGCCCGCTCGATGGCCATCCTCGCGGCGGCCAAGGTCGACGATGCGGGCCTGAGCGCCAGCGAGCGCGCCCGCGCGATCTCGTCGGCCAAGGTCAAGATCGCCGAGGCCGCGACTCGGGTGCGCGAGGAAGCGGTGCAGCTGCACGGCGGCATGGGCATGACCGAGGAGCTGAAGGTGTCGCACACCTTCCGGCGCCTCACGATGGCGGCCCAGCGCTTCGGCGATGCCGACCATCACCTGGAGCGATACGCGGCTTTGGCGTGA
- a CDS encoding cold-shock protein encodes MTTETGTVKWFNESKGFGFIAPDNGGKDLFAHFKEIQGEGFKTLAENQRVQFEVTQGQKGPQASRIRGI; translated from the coding sequence ATGACCACCGAAACCGGCACCGTTAAATGGTTCAACGAGAGCAAGGGCTTCGGCTTCATCGCTCCGGACAATGGCGGCAAGGACCTCTTTGCCCACTTCAAGGAAATCCAGGGCGAAGGCTTCAAGACGCTCGCTGAAAACCAGCGCGTGCAGTTCGAAGTGACGCAAGGCCAGAAGGGCCCGCAAGCGTCGCGCATCCGCGGGATCTGA
- a CDS encoding 3-hydroxyacyl-CoA dehydrogenase NAD-binding domain-containing protein encodes MTITHNGAVSQTSGAGTLTVEGDIGILSIDYPPVNALSQATRQGIVDGMKAAAADPNVKAVVLICAGRTFLAGADITEFGKPPKAPGLREAQDLIENSAKPVIAAIHGTALGGGLEVAMCCHYRVGVPSAKCGLPEVLIGVLPGAGGTQRLPRIVGVEKALDMIVNGTHVPAKECFEMGLLDELVPEGELRSGAIAFAKKVLAELQHKGGPLRKVRDNDDKIAAARGKPEIFAAVRKANAKKFRGLPAPEACIQCVEAAVNGSFEDGLATERRLFQQLVAGTESIAQRYAFFAQREAAKIPGIPADTPIVDVKHVGIIGAGTMGGGIAMNFANVGIRVTLVETAQAALDRGLGVIRRNYENSAKKGRFTLEEVEKRMALIAGTLDMEKLADCDLVIEAVFENMAVKKEIFGKLDRIVKPGAVLATNTSALDVNEIASAATSRPEAVVGMHFFSPANVMKLLEVVRGAKTSATALATAMQMGKKIGKVAAISGVCPGFIGNRILGARGAQAHAMLMEGAMPWDIDRVLYDFGMPMGPYAMSDLAGLDLGWSKEKSRGSSIREVLCEMDRRGQKTGAGYYDYDENRNAKPSEVTRKVILDFMAKESRTPREVSKDEILERCTYAMVNEGAKILEEGIALRASDIDVVWLNGYGWPIYRGGPMFYADTVGLDKVVAKLKEYGPRMGANFTISPLLEKMAAEGKKFVRT; translated from the coding sequence ATGACGATCACCCACAACGGCGCCGTCAGCCAGACCAGCGGCGCCGGCACCCTCACGGTCGAGGGCGACATCGGCATCCTCAGCATCGACTACCCACCGGTCAATGCGCTCTCGCAGGCCACGCGGCAAGGCATCGTCGACGGCATGAAGGCCGCCGCGGCCGACCCGAACGTCAAGGCCGTGGTGCTGATCTGCGCCGGCCGCACCTTCCTCGCCGGGGCCGACATCACCGAATTCGGCAAGCCGCCGAAAGCGCCCGGCCTGCGTGAAGCGCAGGACCTGATCGAGAACTCGGCCAAGCCGGTGATCGCCGCCATCCACGGCACCGCGCTCGGTGGCGGGCTCGAAGTGGCGATGTGCTGCCACTACCGCGTGGGCGTGCCAAGCGCCAAGTGCGGCCTGCCCGAAGTGCTGATCGGCGTGCTGCCGGGCGCCGGCGGCACGCAGCGCCTACCGCGCATCGTGGGCGTGGAGAAAGCACTCGACATGATCGTCAACGGCACGCACGTGCCGGCGAAGGAATGCTTCGAGATGGGCCTGCTCGACGAGCTGGTGCCCGAAGGCGAACTGCGCTCGGGCGCCATCGCATTCGCGAAGAAGGTGCTCGCCGAGCTGCAACACAAGGGAGGCCCGCTGCGAAAGGTGCGTGACAACGACGACAAGATCGCTGCCGCGCGGGGCAAGCCGGAGATCTTCGCAGCGGTTCGCAAGGCCAACGCGAAGAAGTTCCGTGGCCTGCCGGCGCCCGAGGCCTGCATCCAGTGTGTGGAAGCCGCGGTCAACGGCAGCTTCGAAGACGGCCTCGCCACCGAGCGCCGCCTCTTCCAGCAACTCGTGGCCGGCACCGAGTCGATCGCGCAGCGTTACGCCTTCTTTGCACAGCGCGAGGCCGCCAAGATCCCCGGCATCCCGGCAGACACGCCCATCGTCGACGTGAAGCACGTCGGCATCATCGGTGCGGGCACCATGGGTGGCGGCATCGCGATGAACTTCGCCAATGTGGGCATCCGCGTGACGCTCGTCGAGACGGCGCAGGCGGCGCTCGACCGCGGGCTGGGTGTGATTCGCCGCAACTACGAAAACTCGGCCAAGAAGGGCCGCTTCACGCTGGAGGAGGTCGAAAAGCGCATGGCGCTCATCGCCGGCACGCTCGACATGGAAAAGCTCGCCGACTGCGACCTGGTGATCGAAGCCGTGTTCGAGAACATGGCGGTGAAGAAAGAGATCTTCGGCAAGCTCGACCGCATCGTGAAGCCGGGTGCCGTGCTCGCCACCAACACCTCGGCGCTCGACGTGAACGAGATCGCGTCCGCCGCCACCTCGCGGCCCGAGGCGGTGGTCGGCATGCACTTCTTCTCGCCGGCCAACGTGATGAAGCTGCTGGAGGTGGTGCGCGGTGCGAAGACCTCGGCCACGGCGCTTGCCACCGCGATGCAGATGGGCAAGAAGATCGGCAAGGTCGCCGCCATCTCCGGCGTGTGCCCGGGCTTCATCGGCAACCGCATCCTCGGCGCGCGCGGTGCGCAGGCGCACGCCATGCTGATGGAAGGCGCGATGCCCTGGGACATCGACCGTGTGCTCTACGACTTCGGCATGCCGATGGGCCCGTATGCGATGAGCGACCTGGCCGGCCTCGACCTCGGATGGAGCAAGGAAAAGAGCAGGGGCTCCTCCATCCGCGAAGTGCTGTGCGAGATGGACCGGCGTGGCCAGAAGACCGGCGCCGGCTACTACGACTACGACGAGAACCGCAATGCCAAGCCGAGCGAGGTGACGCGCAAGGTCATCCTCGACTTCATGGCGAAGGAAAGCCGCACTCCGCGTGAGGTCAGCAAGGACGAGATCCTCGAACGCTGCACCTACGCCATGGTCAACGAGGGCGCGAAGATCCTCGAAGAAGGCATCGCCCTCAGGGCATCCGACATCGACGTGGTGTGGCTCAACGGCTATGGTTGGCCCATCTACCGCGGCGGCCCGATGTTCTATGCGGACACCGTGGGCCTCGACAAGGTGGTTGCGAAGCTGAAGGAATACGGCCCGCGCATGGGCGCGAACTTCACCATCTCGCCGCTGCTTGAAAAGATGGCCGCCGAAGGCAAGAAATTCGTGCGCACCTGA
- a CDS encoding glycine zipper domain-containing protein encodes MLNSNTSGKKSHPAATGTGAVVGGVAGGVAGGAAAGAALGGMTGPVGAAVGAAVGAAVGALSGKAVARAVDPDKEDAYWRDNYADRPYVEAGRDYDEYQPAYGYGVDAYSRYPGRTFDEVEPELSRGWGARRGESGLEWEHAKHASRDAWHRLSDTVERAIPGDSDRDGR; translated from the coding sequence ATGTTGAACTCGAACACATCTGGCAAGAAGTCCCATCCCGCCGCGACCGGCACCGGTGCGGTGGTGGGCGGTGTGGCAGGCGGCGTGGCAGGCGGTGCAGCCGCCGGCGCGGCGCTGGGCGGCATGACCGGCCCGGTCGGTGCGGCCGTTGGCGCCGCCGTGGGCGCCGCTGTCGGCGCGCTCTCGGGCAAGGCCGTGGCTCGCGCCGTCGACCCGGACAAGGAAGACGCGTATTGGCGCGACAACTATGCCGACAGGCCTTATGTTGAAGCGGGCCGCGACTACGACGAGTACCAGCCGGCCTACGGCTACGGTGTCGATGCGTACAGCCGCTACCCGGGCCGCACGTTCGACGAGGTCGAGCCGGAACTCAGCCGCGGCTGGGGCGCACGGCGCGGCGAGTCGGGGCTTGAGTGGGAGCACGCGAAGCACGCCTCGCGCGATGCGTGGCACCGCCTGAGCGACACGGTGGAGCGCGCCATTCCCGGCGACTCCGACCGCGACGGCCGCTGA
- a CDS encoding LysR family transcriptional regulator, producing the protein MSGVQQFLAFAQAARRGSFAEAARDLGSSPSTVAKSIARLEVQLGVKLFHRTTRRVSLTDDGERLYRRCERVLAEVEDLQAEAAGARAAPSGTLRIDLPITYGRRIVMPLLADFARQHPALKLDVRLQDGYADLVREGLDMAVRVGALQDSSLAARRIDWQSLVLVASPDYLAEHGTPKRIDDLARHAAIVFRMPSSGRSRPWQLRQGRRPVQLQPEPQVQVNDGEGMVAAAALGLGLAQVPDYMATDELAQGTLVEVLRLHRPAPMPIHVVMPSSRLMPPRVKLALEALDVLRKRQA; encoded by the coding sequence ATGAGTGGCGTTCAACAGTTCCTGGCCTTCGCGCAGGCGGCGCGGCGCGGCAGCTTCGCCGAGGCGGCTCGCGACCTCGGCAGCTCGCCGTCCACGGTGGCGAAGAGCATCGCCCGGCTGGAGGTGCAGCTCGGCGTGAAGCTCTTTCATCGCACCACGCGCCGCGTGAGCCTCACCGACGACGGCGAGCGGCTGTACCGCCGCTGCGAGCGGGTGCTGGCCGAGGTGGAAGACCTGCAGGCCGAAGCGGCCGGTGCGCGCGCCGCGCCTTCAGGCACCCTGCGCATCGACCTGCCCATCACCTACGGGCGGCGCATCGTGATGCCGCTCTTGGCCGACTTCGCGCGCCAGCACCCCGCGCTCAAGCTCGACGTGCGCCTGCAGGACGGCTACGCCGACCTGGTGCGCGAAGGCCTCGACATGGCGGTGCGGGTCGGCGCGCTGCAGGACTCGTCGCTTGCGGCCCGTCGCATCGACTGGCAGTCGCTGGTGCTCGTCGCGAGCCCCGACTACCTGGCCGAGCACGGCACGCCAAAGCGCATCGATGACCTGGCGCGCCATGCCGCGATCGTCTTTCGCATGCCCAGTTCCGGCCGCAGCCGCCCGTGGCAACTGCGGCAGGGCCGCCGCCCTGTGCAGCTGCAACCCGAGCCGCAGGTGCAGGTGAACGACGGTGAAGGCATGGTGGCCGCCGCGGCGCTCGGGCTCGGGCTTGCGCAGGTCCCGGACTACATGGCCACCGACGAGCTCGCCCAGGGCACGCTGGTGGAGGTGTTGCGGCTGCACCGGCCGGCCCCGATGCCGATCCACGTGGTGATGCCGTCATCGCGGCTGATGCCGCCGCGCGTGAAGCTCGCGCTGGAGGCGCTCGACGTGCTGCGCAAGCGGCAGGCGTGA
- a CDS encoding DUF4124 domain-containing protein yields the protein MSISLAPKRSAGRSGHSLESAFPTSPRSASMAHLPRLRDLLARITCCIEGLKPRLGDHGARTQRDALLNWSVVVAGMLLAVLPQTALSTMHKCKSPDGRIAYSDQPCTTTEARAVIKQAPPHSEVQPAGIPTAAPAGPSLPAVTQQSRRRPAEESQSRPTPTASLEEQVRQFDCRSAPLRSWSSIKDADKAIRQRASSRHVHRSPVCEVRRSTSSCAPGRRALSEEPTRPCSTRTRDTTHRRPTGISSLPL from the coding sequence ATGTCTATCTCTCTCGCCCCAAAGAGAAGTGCGGGTCGCTCAGGCCATTCGCTCGAATCCGCTTTTCCGACGTCGCCTCGAAGTGCGTCGATGGCGCACCTCCCACGACTGCGAGATCTACTTGCACGCATTACCTGTTGTATCGAGGGGCTCAAACCGCGGCTTGGTGATCATGGAGCCAGAACCCAGCGAGATGCTCTTCTGAACTGGAGCGTTGTCGTTGCCGGGATGCTGCTTGCGGTTTTGCCCCAGACTGCTCTATCGACAATGCACAAGTGCAAGAGCCCGGACGGGCGAATCGCCTACTCAGACCAACCGTGCACTACCACTGAAGCCCGTGCCGTCATCAAACAAGCGCCACCACATTCTGAGGTGCAGCCGGCGGGGATCCCAACTGCTGCGCCTGCTGGACCGAGTCTTCCGGCAGTAACGCAGCAGTCTCGCCGCCGCCCTGCGGAGGAATCGCAATCACGACCGACACCCACCGCGAGCCTAGAGGAACAAGTCCGACAGTTCGACTGTCGTAGCGCGCCGCTACGAAGCTGGAGCTCGATCAAAGATGCCGACAAGGCAATTCGGCAGCGTGCGTCGAGCAGGCATGTGCATCGTTCGCCGGTATGCGAGGTCCGGCGGAGCACTTCATCTTGTGCGCCCGGTCGAAGGGCCTTGTCCGAGGAGCCGACTAGACCATGCTCGACGAGAACCCGAGACACGACGCACCGGAGGCCGACCGGCATCTCGTCATTGCCGCTCTAA
- a CDS encoding serine protease, whose product MPTITWSDTRLWRDPVPWGSTHERHRVTRDRAHAARDDTTAARPRFFVSGGSMKNMQEATERICGLKGNLVALEALVTAMMKVLPPEAQEELKGVFEQHAEVARTVLLHVPISEHSISAFETDVGRTGRLIDRSDAALQASGCDPVLLTVARVLTFAGGAPLTAATGFFFEVDGRLFLVSSRHVFFDPAQGHHPDRIEIELHTDAANLTQIQTLSIPLYRHGVAAWRETHDSAGMVDVAAIEIDTSLVPPHCMLQAWTPAHIEAKPSNVPVGSSLVVVGFPLGFHDTLHHLPVIRQGQVASAFGLRFQGQGYFLTDARTHRGTSGAPVLRHQHGGWKLLGIHAARLDMSARSLSEDESLGLNSAWYADVLARLTTH is encoded by the coding sequence ATGCCGACCATCACCTGGAGCGATACGCGGCTTTGGCGTGACCCTGTACCATGGGGCAGCACTCACGAGCGACACAGGGTGACACGCGACCGGGCCCATGCGGCCCGTGACGACACAACCGCGGCCAGGCCGCGGTTTTTTGTTTCTGGAGGCTCGATGAAGAACATGCAAGAGGCCACCGAGAGGATCTGCGGTCTCAAGGGCAACCTGGTCGCACTCGAAGCGCTGGTGACGGCGATGATGAAGGTCCTCCCGCCTGAAGCCCAGGAGGAACTCAAGGGCGTGTTCGAGCAGCACGCCGAAGTGGCGCGCACGGTGCTGCTGCACGTGCCGATCTCCGAGCACTCGATCTCCGCCTTCGAGACCGACGTGGGCCGCACCGGGCGGCTCATCGACCGCTCGGATGCTGCGCTGCAGGCATCCGGCTGCGACCCGGTGCTGCTCACCGTGGCGCGGGTGCTCACCTTTGCCGGCGGCGCACCGCTCACGGCCGCGACCGGCTTCTTCTTCGAGGTCGACGGCCGGCTGTTCCTGGTGTCGAGCCGGCATGTGTTCTTCGACCCGGCCCAGGGGCACCACCCCGATCGCATCGAGATCGAGCTGCACACCGACGCTGCGAACCTCACGCAGATCCAGACGCTCTCGATCCCGCTCTACCGTCACGGCGTCGCCGCCTGGCGCGAGACGCACGACAGCGCCGGCATGGTCGACGTGGCCGCGATCGAGATCGACACGAGCCTCGTTCCGCCCCACTGCATGCTGCAAGCGTGGACGCCCGCGCACATCGAGGCCAAGCCGTCGAACGTGCCGGTGGGGTCGTCTCTGGTGGTGGTGGGGTTCCCGCTCGGCTTCCACGACACGCTGCACCATCTGCCGGTGATCCGGCAGGGCCAGGTGGCGTCAGCCTTCGGGTTGCGCTTTCAGGGCCAGGGTTATTTCCTGACCGACGCGCGAACGCACAGAGGCACCAGCGGTGCGCCTGTGTTGAGGCACCAGCACGGTGGCTGGAAACTTCTGGGGATTCACGCTGCGCGGCTCGACATGTCGGCGCGCAGTCTCAGCGAAGATGAATCGCTCGGATTGAACTCAGCCTGGTACGCGGACGTCCTGGCCCGGCTCACGACGCATTGA
- the infA gene encoding translation initiation factor IF-1, translating into MAKEELIEMNGTVNEILPDSRFRVTLENGHKLIAYTGGKMRKHHIRILAGDSVSLELSPYDLSKGRITFRHLDRRGPAPAGGAGASRFGRR; encoded by the coding sequence ATGGCCAAGGAAGAACTGATTGAAATGAACGGCACCGTCAACGAGATCCTCCCGGACTCGCGGTTCCGCGTGACGCTGGAAAACGGTCACAAGCTCATTGCCTACACCGGCGGCAAGATGCGCAAGCATCACATCCGCATCCTTGCGGGCGACAGCGTGTCGCTCGAACTCTCGCCTTACGACCTGAGCAAGGGCCGTATCACTTTCCGGCATCTCGACCGTCGTGGCCCTGCGCCCGCGGGCGGCGCCGGCGCGTCGCGCTTCGGCCGGCGCTGA
- a CDS encoding cupin domain-containing protein — MNVIEQTRPEASPIPGVAHSTFASHHDGLTQLSVWRQTLSPGAATPPHRHECDEVVLCLGGWGEVHSAGQVQRFGPDSTVVLPAQRDHQLFNVGPMPLEIIGIFAATPVATCLPDGTTLELPWTT; from the coding sequence ATGAACGTGATTGAACAGACACGCCCCGAAGCCAGCCCCATCCCCGGCGTGGCCCACAGCACCTTCGCGAGCCACCACGACGGACTGACGCAGTTGTCGGTCTGGCGCCAGACCCTGAGCCCCGGCGCGGCCACGCCGCCGCACCGCCACGAGTGCGACGAGGTCGTGCTGTGCCTGGGCGGCTGGGGCGAGGTGCACAGCGCCGGCCAGGTGCAGCGCTTCGGCCCCGACAGCACCGTGGTGCTGCCGGCCCAGCGCGACCACCAGCTCTTCAACGTGGGCCCCATGCCGCTCGAGATCATCGGCATCTTCGCGGCCACGCCGGTCGCCACGTGCCTGCCAGACGGAACGACGCTCGAATTGCCCTGGACGACCTGA
- a CDS encoding nuclear transport factor 2 family protein, which translates to MALLKSIETGDQAATTVINPARYVQHNLAVPDGLAGFQAVLQALPKGSARVNTVRVFQDGDHVFAHSEYNFFGPKIGFDVFRFENGKIVEHWDNLQTAPSRPNPSGRSMVDGPTQAGDLEKTEANKALVRSFVDDVLVNARMHKMAGYFNGDQYIQHNPQIADQLSGLGAALRALSQAGVTMKYDRIHKVIGEGNFVLVMSEGSFAGKATSFYDLFRVQDGKIAEHWDVVQAIPAREEWKNANGKF; encoded by the coding sequence GTGGCCCTGCTGAAGTCAATCGAAACCGGTGATCAGGCGGCGACCACGGTGATCAACCCGGCCCGCTATGTGCAGCACAACCTTGCGGTGCCGGATGGTCTGGCAGGCTTCCAAGCAGTGCTGCAGGCCCTGCCCAAAGGCTCAGCGCGTGTGAATACCGTGCGCGTGTTCCAGGATGGTGACCATGTGTTCGCTCACAGCGAATACAACTTCTTCGGCCCCAAGATCGGGTTCGACGTTTTCCGTTTCGAGAACGGCAAAATCGTGGAGCACTGGGACAACCTGCAAACTGCGCCGAGCCGTCCCAACCCCAGCGGCAGGTCCATGGTCGACGGCCCGACCCAGGCGGGCGACCTTGAGAAAACCGAGGCCAACAAGGCATTGGTCAGGAGCTTCGTGGATGACGTGCTCGTCAACGCGCGCATGCACAAGATGGCGGGGTACTTCAACGGCGACCAGTACATCCAGCACAACCCGCAGATCGCGGACCAACTCTCAGGACTGGGCGCTGCGCTGCGAGCGTTGAGCCAGGCCGGCGTCACGATGAAGTACGACCGTATCCACAAGGTGATCGGAGAGGGAAACTTCGTGCTGGTGATGAGCGAAGGTTCGTTCGCTGGCAAGGCGACCTCGTTCTACGACCTGTTTCGGGTGCAGGACGGCAAGATCGCCGAGCACTGGGACGTCGTCCAGGCGATCCCGGCGCGCGAGGAGTGGAAGAACGCCAACGGGAAGTTCTGA
- a CDS encoding AraC family transcriptional regulator, giving the protein MALAIWIRGRASASGHGGKDEGDRRDGGEGSKHRVHGVQYGVLGALLLPVQGIPIKVTGDHVMVKTSQTQKAGESIRETRFSNARLSKVGIEVLRLEDLQRWAQQQWLAQPERIEFHLLILVTAGRGLHTVDFESHELKAGTLISVRPGQMQRWHAGDGLEGLFVVFQSSALPGPGAHTEASHELLRINEWPVCMRCPAKVQAELAEEVRRLADELKRYDQGDLGTALIRQLTGCVLLRSARAVAEHSAMANDKPHSVHRLFIAELERAVGERPTVHALSARLGYSVSTLNRACLAAQGTPAKVVIDKRVALEAARLLVHTLAPAAQISLQLGFSEATNFSKFFQRVMGATPQAFRERHGAR; this is encoded by the coding sequence TTGGCTCTTGCGATCTGGATTCGCGGTCGTGCCAGCGCATCCGGACATGGAGGCAAGGACGAAGGCGATCGTCGCGACGGCGGTGAGGGTTCGAAACATCGAGTACATGGTGTCCAATATGGTGTTTTGGGTGCACTACTGTTGCCCGTTCAGGGCATCCCCATCAAGGTCACCGGCGATCACGTTATGGTGAAAACAAGTCAAACACAGAAAGCCGGTGAATCGATCCGAGAGACGCGATTCAGTAATGCGCGCCTCTCCAAGGTGGGCATCGAGGTTTTGCGATTGGAAGATCTGCAGCGTTGGGCCCAACAGCAGTGGTTGGCGCAGCCTGAGCGAATTGAGTTTCATCTGCTCATACTGGTGACTGCTGGTCGCGGCTTGCACACTGTCGATTTCGAATCGCACGAGCTAAAGGCGGGCACGTTGATCAGTGTGCGGCCCGGCCAGATGCAGCGCTGGCATGCGGGCGATGGTCTGGAGGGGCTGTTTGTCGTTTTCCAGTCGAGCGCGCTGCCTGGCCCTGGCGCCCACACCGAGGCCTCGCATGAGTTGTTGCGCATCAATGAGTGGCCGGTGTGCATGCGCTGCCCCGCGAAGGTTCAGGCGGAGCTTGCAGAAGAAGTGAGGCGTCTCGCAGATGAACTGAAGCGCTACGACCAGGGTGACTTGGGAACGGCTTTGATTCGCCAGCTCACCGGCTGTGTCTTGCTGCGGTCAGCCAGGGCGGTTGCCGAGCACAGCGCGATGGCCAACGATAAGCCGCATTCGGTTCATCGGTTGTTCATCGCGGAGTTGGAGCGGGCCGTTGGTGAGCGTCCGACAGTGCATGCGTTGTCAGCGCGCCTGGGATATTCAGTGAGCACCTTGAACCGAGCTTGTCTGGCCGCGCAAGGCACCCCTGCGAAGGTCGTGATCGACAAGCGGGTCGCGCTGGAGGCCGCTCGGTTGCTGGTTCACACGCTCGCCCCGGCAGCACAGATTTCACTGCAGCTCGGCTTCTCGGAAGCGACGAACTTTTCGAAATTCTTTCAGCGAGTGATGGGTGCCACGCCTCAGGCGTTCCGTGAAAGGCATGGCGCTCGTTGA
- a CDS encoding DUF6463 family protein has product MPKFSAWALLVLGIIHIVFGVLRFKEPLLGALSGGFFGQFAEPELRRTAFWFLMCGVTLVLAGHLAIRAVAAGDLKALRVMGTYLLASSVVGIAAFPRSPLWMALVLSLLLLASSVRWSSGRQ; this is encoded by the coding sequence ATGCCGAAGTTTTCTGCATGGGCCTTGCTGGTTTTGGGCATCATCCACATCGTGTTCGGCGTGTTGAGGTTTAAGGAACCGCTCTTGGGCGCTCTGTCCGGCGGGTTCTTCGGGCAATTTGCCGAACCCGAGCTTCGGCGCACGGCATTCTGGTTTCTGATGTGTGGAGTGACGCTTGTCCTCGCAGGCCATCTGGCCATTCGTGCCGTTGCGGCAGGCGATCTGAAGGCGCTAAGGGTGATGGGCACTTACCTTTTGGCCTCATCCGTCGTCGGGATAGCGGCGTTTCCAAGATCACCGCTGTGGATGGCACTTGTGCTTTCGTTGTTGCTTTTGGCCTCGAGTGTTCGCTGGTCGTCAGGACGCCAGTGA
- a CDS encoding MAPEG family protein — protein sequence MNETLLTPSLLALLGFGAWTLALQTGIAFHRAALVLSGQRRANSFTPWGNDVSPFSARLCRAHANCVENLPVVAALVVSAAVAGVSAITDPLALWLLAARVCQSAVHLMSTSTRAVTLRFAFMAAQMGVLGFWVVELLLLLRK from the coding sequence ATGAATGAGACCCTGCTCACCCCCAGCCTCCTGGCATTGCTCGGCTTCGGGGCCTGGACACTGGCGTTGCAAACCGGCATTGCATTCCACCGTGCGGCCCTGGTTCTGAGCGGTCAGCGCCGGGCCAACTCCTTCACACCCTGGGGCAACGATGTATCACCGTTCTCTGCCAGACTTTGCAGAGCCCATGCGAACTGCGTCGAGAACCTCCCTGTCGTGGCGGCTCTCGTTGTGTCGGCGGCGGTCGCTGGTGTCAGCGCAATCACGGATCCGTTGGCGCTGTGGTTGCTGGCAGCTCGCGTGTGTCAGTCCGCGGTGCATCTCATGTCCACTTCTACCCGAGCAGTGACGCTGCGATTCGCCTTTATGGCAGCCCAAATGGGTGTGTTGGGGTTCTGGGTGGTCGAGCTTTTGTTGCTTCTGCGCAAGTAG
- a CDS encoding response regulator — MVEADGAAAALKLLDAHPDIALLFTDVVMPEVNGRKLADEARRRRPGLKVLYTTGYSRNALMHNGTLDTGVHLLGKPFTIEELAARIREALDTPDPA, encoded by the coding sequence GTGGTCGAAGCCGACGGCGCCGCCGCGGCGCTCAAGCTTCTCGATGCGCACCCCGACATCGCCCTGCTCTTCACCGACGTGGTGATGCCCGAAGTCAACGGCCGCAAGCTCGCCGACGAAGCGCGACGGCGTCGCCCTGGCCTCAAGGTGCTCTACACCACCGGCTACTCCCGCAACGCCCTCATGCACAACGGCACGCTCGACACCGGTGTGCACCTGCTCGGCAAGCCCTTCACGATCGAAGAGCTGGCCGCGCGCATCCGCGAGGCGCTCGACACGCCCGACCCGGCCTGA